One Oceanicoccus sagamiensis genomic region harbors:
- a CDS encoding HDOD domain-containing protein, with protein sequence MTDQNSDSINPSTEKWIKQLSSVQLPVLSGVMQELNAVTQNSESSASQLSEIILKDSALTTKVLRIANSAYNNPNADNQITTISRAVVQLGFQGIKAISLSVMMVDSLLKQHAKERMLQWMARGFHTAVQAENLLTKAGGNEKEEEVFITALLLHVGDMAFWSCRGDAVDRLDASLDADSAGDAELESEMLGTSMKEITIALAREWQLGSRLQEALSPGGHPSQATEAVLLGEEISLATEKGWDSQEFRDVLVKASLFSGLGLEDVRNMIEQGAEKAASVAVTYGANKICHLIPSSTEQEVKPEAKVLKADPQLQLDILREMGVLVEQQVDVNTLFQMVVEGIHRGIGLERVCLCLIDPKVTSMQAKYVLGDNTDDWRADMQFPIKAEQDNLFAQCLHSRVNVWLRRDVTSNLRHLINKKIERLIDTDNCLVSSVYAGSRPIGLIVADRGLKKPQAISAEQHESFEHFSQQTSMSLSMLAEKARQRRR encoded by the coding sequence ATGACTGATCAAAATTCAGACAGTATCAACCCATCCACGGAGAAGTGGATCAAGCAGTTAAGCTCTGTGCAGCTACCCGTATTATCCGGGGTGATGCAGGAGTTAAATGCCGTCACCCAAAATAGCGAGAGTTCGGCCAGTCAGCTCTCAGAGATTATTCTTAAAGACAGCGCTTTAACCACAAAAGTTCTGCGTATTGCCAATAGTGCCTATAACAATCCCAATGCCGATAACCAGATCACTACCATTAGCCGTGCGGTGGTGCAGCTGGGCTTTCAAGGCATTAAAGCTATTTCCCTATCCGTGATGATGGTGGATTCGCTGTTAAAGCAACATGCTAAAGAGCGGATGTTGCAGTGGATGGCGCGGGGTTTTCATACGGCGGTTCAAGCGGAAAATCTATTAACCAAGGCCGGTGGCAATGAGAAAGAAGAGGAAGTATTTATTACCGCCTTGTTATTGCATGTGGGTGATATGGCTTTTTGGAGTTGCCGCGGTGATGCGGTTGACCGGCTCGATGCTTCGCTGGATGCAGATAGTGCCGGTGATGCGGAACTAGAGAGTGAAATGCTCGGCACCAGTATGAAAGAGATTACTATTGCCCTTGCCCGTGAGTGGCAGCTGGGCAGTCGCTTGCAGGAAGCTCTCTCGCCAGGGGGGCACCCCAGTCAGGCGACAGAAGCGGTATTACTTGGCGAAGAGATCAGCCTGGCCACAGAAAAAGGCTGGGATTCCCAGGAGTTTCGCGATGTGCTGGTCAAGGCTTCGCTGTTCTCAGGTCTGGGGCTGGAAGATGTGCGCAATATGATTGAGCAGGGGGCGGAGAAGGCCGCCAGTGTTGCCGTGACTTACGGTGCCAATAAAATCTGCCACCTTATTCCCAGTTCCACCGAGCAGGAAGTCAAGCCCGAGGCCAAAGTGCTCAAGGCCGATCCGCAGCTACAGCTGGATATTTTGCGGGAAATGGGCGTGTTGGTGGAGCAGCAGGTCGACGTCAATACCTTATTCCAAATGGTGGTCGAGGGTATCCATCGTGGCATTGGGCTGGAGCGGGTTTGCCTGTGCCTGATCGACCCCAAAGTCACCAGTATGCAGGCTAAATATGTGCTGGGTGATAATACCGATGACTGGCGTGCAGATATGCAATTCCCGATTAAGGCCGAGCAGGACAATCTATTTGCCCAGTGCCTGCATAGCCGGGTGAACGTGTGGTTGCGCCGGGATGTGACGAGTAACCTGCGACATTTAATCAATAAAAAGATAGAGCGCTTAATTGATACCGATAATTGCCTGGTATCCTCAGTCTATGCCGGTTCGCGGCCCATTGGTTTGATCGTTGCCGATAGAGGCCTAAAAAAGCCCCAGGCAATCAGTGCCGAGCAGCATGAAAGC
- a CDS encoding extracellular solute-binding protein, which produces MIRNLLVAFSIYTLATSALAAPDNHSSLIHGIAMHGEVKYPADFQRFDYTSAQAVKGGTLRRGLQGTFDSLNPFIAKGSSGDKLSLLYDTLTVQSGDEAFSQYGLLAEHIEIPEDRSWVIFHLHKTAKFHDGEAVKASDVVFTFNLLMEQGAPFYRSYYGGVSTVEALSPHQVKFTFKDGVNRELALIIGQLPVLPEHYWSSRDFSASSLEFPLGSGPYQIQSADAGRSIVYQRVKDYWAEDLPVNRGINNFDTIQIDYYKDGVVVLEALKAGRFDFRWENISKQWATSYTGPAFDQGLLQKSMIEHDNPSGMQCFLINLRKDKFKDSRVRQALNYAFDYEWSNKNLFYGLYARTNSFFANSELASSGIPEGRELEILEEFRGSVPDSVFTQTYTNPISDGSGNNRGNLRKAAKLLKEAGWVVKDNQLVNAKTGQPFTIEMIIYAPSSERIVNPYAKALKRLGIVMTVKNVEISQYINRMRSFDYDMVTGGMGQSLSPGNEQMEYWHSSSADKQGSRNYAGIQNKAIDKLVELVIAAPSREELVYRTRALDRVLLHNHYVVPQFHSGAHRIAYWDKFGQPDIAPKYDSGYSMGLMTWWVDPDKEKQLNNAKQSIKQ; this is translated from the coding sequence ATGATCAGAAACCTATTAGTAGCTTTCAGCATTTACACTCTGGCTACTTCCGCCCTGGCAGCCCCCGACAACCACTCAAGCCTAATCCACGGTATTGCCATGCATGGCGAGGTAAAATACCCCGCTGATTTCCAACGCTTTGACTACACCTCGGCCCAAGCCGTTAAAGGCGGTACTCTCAGGCGGGGCCTGCAAGGCACCTTTGATAGCCTTAACCCCTTTATTGCCAAGGGCAGCTCAGGGGATAAGCTAAGCCTGCTTTATGACACCTTAACCGTACAGTCCGGCGATGAAGCGTTTAGCCAATATGGCTTGCTGGCCGAGCATATAGAAATACCGGAAGACCGCAGCTGGGTTATCTTCCATCTGCATAAAACCGCCAAATTCCATGATGGTGAAGCGGTTAAAGCCTCGGATGTTGTCTTCACCTTTAATTTACTGATGGAACAGGGTGCGCCCTTTTATCGCTCCTATTACGGTGGTGTCAGCACCGTTGAGGCACTTTCCCCCCATCAAGTGAAGTTCACCTTTAAAGACGGCGTTAACCGGGAGCTGGCCTTAATTATTGGCCAACTGCCGGTATTACCAGAGCATTATTGGAGCAGCCGCGACTTTAGTGCCTCTTCACTGGAGTTTCCTCTGGGCAGTGGCCCCTATCAAATCCAGTCCGCCGACGCCGGTAGAAGTATTGTTTACCAACGGGTTAAAGATTACTGGGCAGAAGACTTGCCGGTTAACCGCGGCATCAATAATTTTGACACCATACAAATCGATTACTACAAAGATGGCGTGGTAGTGCTGGAAGCTTTAAAAGCCGGCCGCTTTGATTTTCGCTGGGAAAATATTTCCAAGCAATGGGCCACCAGTTATACCGGCCCGGCATTTGATCAGGGCCTATTGCAAAAATCCATGATTGAACACGACAACCCGTCCGGTATGCAGTGTTTTTTAATCAACCTGCGAAAGGATAAATTTAAAGATAGCCGAGTGCGCCAGGCATTAAATTATGCCTTTGATTATGAGTGGTCTAATAAGAATTTATTTTATGGCCTCTATGCCCGCACCAATAGCTTCTTTGCCAACTCTGAACTGGCCTCCTCCGGTATTCCCGAAGGTCGCGAACTGGAGATATTAGAAGAGTTTCGGGGCAGCGTGCCAGACAGTGTATTTACCCAAACCTATACAAACCCCATCAGCGATGGCAGCGGCAATAACCGGGGCAACCTGCGCAAAGCAGCCAAGTTACTAAAAGAAGCGGGCTGGGTAGTCAAAGACAACCAACTGGTTAACGCCAAAACCGGGCAACCCTTTACCATTGAAATGATTATTTACGCCCCCTCTTCTGAGCGCATTGTTAACCCCTATGCCAAGGCCCTAAAACGTCTTGGCATTGTGATGACGGTTAAAAATGTAGAGATTTCTCAATATATTAATCGCATGCGTAGCTTTGACTATGACATGGTAACCGGCGGCATGGGCCAATCACTGTCACCGGGCAATGAGCAAATGGAATACTGGCATTCCAGTTCGGCGGATAAACAAGGCAGCCGAAACTATGCCGGCATCCAAAATAAAGCCATTGATAAACTGGTAGAGCTGGTCATCGCCGCCCCCAGTCGCGAGGAACTGGTTTATCGTACTCGTGCTCTGGATCGAGTGTTATTACATAACCATTATGTTGTGCCGCAATTTCATAGTGGTGCGCATCGCATCGCCTACTGGGATAAATTTGGCCAACCCGATATCGCCCCTAAATATGACTCCGGCTATAGCATGGGTTTAATGACCTGGTGGGTTGACCCGGACAAAGAAAAGCAACTTAACAACGCCAAACAATCCATCAAGCAGTAA